ttatgtaatatctcaagagttggtcaacaaaattttcttagattcattatgagcagatcgattaattaacaatgtttaaatttaaatgcatcaaacactaagaaaataaaacgaatcgtttaaaataaacggttgaaaacaggttttaaaaaaactacttaaaaaacgatgtacttaaaactataagcatatacaaaaaatatataactaacataaatacaatttacttacaaaagcatgcaactaacccaaaaataatttaaatcatccattgataacgttgtcatggcaacaatcagaacagaatgcgcatgcgtgaattttcttcgccggttacgtaacgcaaatacatgatttttttctacgccagttggggtaacgctatgcggattagaaatttttaacttcctttattctgttttattttaattcaaaagtacttcagaatgaatctaaaagattgattcattaacaatgtttaattttaaatgcatcaaacattaagaaaataaacagaaccgattgaaataatccgccgaaaaattttaaccctagcctcattactgttggtagaaacaaaaactgaagcctttctcgtttggcgctggggataatggaagatttttttggcggaaaagttggcggtggggaaaatggaagatttttttggcgggaaagttagtttttaattaataattaaaattctaattaaaaattcgaaaaaagaaaccccaggtgcacattcccaacctccaaggtatacatgtaccaaatttggtagctgtatgtcaaacggtctggcctgtagagcgccaacacacacacacacacattgagctttattataagtatagattagcaTTAGTTTGAAATTATAAGATGTTATGGATTGATCAGGTTTCTTTAACTTAGATATTGAAATGGTAGAAATGGTATTGTTTCTTAAtcaagattattcaaaatctattCCATATATCTTCTGATGAGCTTAAAATcagattagttaaaaaataataacaatttgatgcataattgtttgtgtttatttttcagaaCTGACAAATGCATTTACCATTAGGAatggtatttgaaatatttgttactcactgaaattcatcttttattattattatttttattgaaagagtaATAACTGTGTTTTCAATAACTGATTACATTAATACTAaacagattttttcttctttgactTTGATAGAAACGGAGGCATAGAATTGATAGATCTATGATAGGTAGTCCAACAAATTTCAGGCATACTGCTCATGTTGGATCTGGAGATATGAATGTCCATGTAAGTATATATACAGtgactcaaacaattgagagtacaccttatttttacttgataaatcagacttccaatataaataacacattacggagaagagcaaacatgtttttatttttatccattacaAATGGTTTactttagagtaaaaataaagaaaaatcaacgaaaaactccaaaatttaaaagtttcagaagcattttaaataaacatactcaggtttttgcctcaaaaaattgagaatacaccaatgaaatttttgcaatatctcgcatagaaacaaagtgtcactgttaaggtgcatgtcttttggctcttataatggcctctaaccGTCATTGTACTGATTCGACAaatttttggcggtatctgaagatattttatcgtATTTTTCTTGCCACAtatgttttaaatgggttttgtttctaattttgtgtttttggaccacctTTTcaagtatggcccacgaatattcaatggcattgatgtcagggtactgtggtggtgcgtgtaactgctgtttacaatgaaaaggacgctatattttgacgttacgtgcattctgtttggggtcgttgtcctgctggaaaacagaatttccatctaaactcaaatttttaacactttccttcagattgctgctaccatatggtttttccaacttgctgcagaaacttctgaaatcataggcaaaagtgtaagtgctgaaactctgcgaaatgccattagacaagccggatataaaagtcgcaatgttagagagaaaccgttcatcagcttgcaaattcagataaagcatttaaagtttgcaaaaactcgtcaattgaagaccaataacttttgaaagaaaattatatttagtaacgaaagaaaatttaacatttctggCAGTGGCAatcatcgtactgtatggagaaagtcTAATattgctttggatccaaaaaatttacatcctacagttaaacatgatggtgactccgtcatgatttgatgttgcatggcttcatccggggtaggaaatttaatttttatagatggcattataaacgatatggtttattTGGATATTCTTCGCAGCAATATAAAGaagagtgctaaaaatttgggtttagatggaaatttcattttgcagTAGGACAACtaccccaaacagaatgctcgtaacgtcaaaatgtgatatctttttcattgtaaacagcagttacacacactaccacagtaccccgacatcaatgccataaaatattcgtGGACCTTACTCGAAAAAgaggttcaaaaacacaaaattagaaacaaaacccatctaaaacaagtgttgcaagaagaatgggataaaataccTTCAGATAccccaaaaattggtcgaatcggtaccatgacttttagagaccattataagagccaaaagacacaCAACTTAACaatgacactttgtttctatacgagatattgcaaaaatttcattggtgtattctcaatattttgaggcaaaaatctgagtatgtttatttaaaatgcttctaaaatttttcaatttaggaattttccgttgatttttctttaattttaccctaaattaaaccatttgttatgggtaaaaataaaaacatgtttgctcttctcggtaatgtgttatttatattgaaagacggatttatcaagtaaaagtaagatgctctctcaattttttgagccactgtatatattttatgattttaagaatattttaattttgtagataGATTTGTTCCATTAAACTGATAAATAGATTTGTTCCAATAGATGAGCACAATTTTGTTTTagtatctttcttttatttcattgatgtttttttattgcactcccttttgaatttataataaaatggcacttcatttatttagtttttatctgtttttccttcaaattaattattgtttcgGAAATTGTATCAGGGTTGCCATGCCACCTGGAATGAGAAAACACAGGAAgctaaaaactgtaaaatttgtacattttcattaaaaccaTGAAAATGCAGTGAATTTTAAGTTTCTCAGTTATCTAACAGATGCGGATCTtcaaagattgcaagaataaaagattgtaGTCATAGCTTCCGAAAATGAAACAATATCAATTGTGATTGTGTAATGTGGAAACTCGGCCATTTTCTATTCTCTTCCCTTTTCTTCTGTATCGATCAGTTCACTTTCGATTTGCATGGCAGTTGTTCTTTTTCCATTAGATTCCCGAATTGCAGAGAATGAGCTTGCACAAAACTTCTGTAACTGCGTGAAAGAATAGAACACATTTCTCAGGTGGGAACAttcaatttatgaaagaaaaactgTTTTGTTAAAGTCTACTGTACTTgattttattgaatggtttgtttattatttgagaaattatgaGTCTATTCAAAGcagattagagaatttttttaaacaatgaactgctcaaaatccaaattaatatgatatgaatggattaaaaaatcaatcctgattttgctgaatggggTTAAAGGAGTTCTGCAAAATTCATTTGTTGCGTACTGCTCACTTTGTAAGAAAATACTAAGtctaaataaaatgagaaaacaaGAAATTACTAATAATGCCAAAAGAGGAAAACTTACAAGACTGCCTGCCAGTTCAAAAGAATTCATCATTGATATTGAACTTAATAAATGCAGGAAAAGAGAACATGTCAAATCCATAAGCATCAAATTTAATGTTCGAAAATAAACCCATTTCGAAATTTTTGCAAAAGGAATAATAAAGTTGGATTTTTAAGGGCATTAATTGCTGCATCACGTTCGtcatttaatgcattcaatgatatatcggaaatattttgagatatgttTACTGTAagtgatataactaaaaaaaaatttttgtcagGCCGTACAAAAATGTCATATCTTATTTGTTAAGGATTAATTCCATGAAAttgatggctgaaaaatctgcagaaatcgatgcccaaatacatgaattggcaaaaatgaataaattttaaaaaatgatcttgctttgaaatgttttcttggctaagaaatcattaaatgatttagatCGTGATAgcaaaaatgctttttgttttatttcgccCAAGTCCGTAATTTTGTGTGGATTGTGACTTACagttaaagagcatgagaggtaatatataCACCTTCCCCcttagtataaaaattttgtttttctaaattcactataataaataaagatttttttttttttttttgtatgtgaatgtaaatcttttaatatgctgttattttgaataatattaaattgttgcttTCTATTCTTGCCTTTTTCGCACCTTAAAgtcatattgcattataactagcaTATGAGTTCTATCCGCTTATTTCCTCTTATTTTGAATATACGAACagggaaaaaaacaaagaattttttctccagttttgagtggcaaccctgtgtattcaatttaaacaaatagaaaaaagttctttttactAACCTCCTTTGTTAATATTACTTTAGtctagttaattaaatttactctgaaatgtttattgaaatcTTGACAAGTATtaggaaatatttgtaaaaaataatcaaatgaattttggtttactttaaaaaattgcttagcttgatttgtcaacaaaatttacttttagtaTTCACAgttctgttttgttttaatatatcacCTTTATTTGCTGTTAATATTGCCCTTTTATATGGTAACTATTAGTGCTTATTCATTTAGCTGATGTGAAGATTTAACAGTTTGTAGAGTTGAAATTATTCTGTCCTTTCACTAAATTTCAGAGAATCTGACaatttgatgataaatatttcttgaacattatttaaattaagtttaattattatttttactgttatttttgccacttcataattttttaattattgtttcaaataacttTATAGCTGAATTCCTTGCAACATCAGATGGCATCAAAAGGTGGTTATGAATATGCAATTCCTGTAAATGTTCAAATACCTGTTGTGGATGTAAAGAATTAAGGTATCCTCCTTcttgtcttaaaaaaaaattagattaaatttgtttaatgatagttaaaatttaatacatatattttttgaggCAGAGTCTGTGGTTTCTTAgtcatagaaattaatttcataaaattgtatttaaaaattagtaagatAAAGTTTTCGGACATTTTTTACGTGGAATGATGAATTGCgtgtcatttaataaattttttttactgtttaaaataaaaagatgttgcTTTTTCTTATGAGCTAGTTTTTAAAACTgggaaaaactttaaaacttcgTGTAACTAAATCTTATGTTCCAGTATAGTCAAAATCCAAAATGTTCTCTTTTTGGTTTATTGTTTGAATGCCTTCTACTTCCATTTATCAGACCATAAAAAAATGCTGTGAAATCTGTATCAAAGTTTTTAGTATATTGATCTTGTTGCAGACAGCCggaatttattcttcactgcatTGATATTTCTTAGTTTCTCTGAAGTATTTTGCTAtgcttaagaaattgaaattcattatcaCTGTTATCTATATCAGTAAATTATTACTTGTCTGCAAAATAgtgtatacttaaaattataaaactcggctgttttattaattattggtGGCAGTCACTGCAAGACCTGAGCAAGGGGGAGGATTCTCAAAACTTGCTCAGCTTATAATGTAGTGCTAAGCTGATGGCAAATTTTGCATTACATTGTAGCCTTGTTTACAGAAAGTTTTGTCTCCTTTTTTCtccgttaaaaaaatataaaagaaatagattGAGAGAGCTAATTAGAATGTAGAGGGAATAAAGATTAACTGAAATATGAAGGGAGAAAATCGAatcagtgatatttttttaagttaaaagctTGAAAAGAATTACtatcaatttcttatttaattaatgaatgggATGAATTTCAAGTGGAATCATTTACATCAGTTAGCAATTTCTGATATTCATACtgctgctttttctttttttgctagaACCAGCATTCATAATATTAAGgggattttgtttttctttaaaggaTGTGATTGACACTCgaattgaatacatttatttttaacactatAAGTCCTTAAATTAGTGAGAATAATGTCcctgcattttttaaatcattgaaaaaatctAAATGTCATAGGctacaaattaatcaattaaatcttttagcaAAAGTTCTGTAACTACTTTTTGTTTTCCCTCAAATTTAACTCAGTGAAATCGTAGTCCATTTTTTATGTAATCTGAGGGTGAGTATGTTTGCTCTAAGACTGTTAAGAACTATTTTGCAATAGTATGTTAACATTTTGAGTATGCAACATTCTATTTCTGTTCCATTAAATTTTTGCaagttattttaagtttatttattgctgaaaaatgttaacatttcatttaatttttaactatttaatacttaaaaaaaaaattactcagatGGGCATATTCTCTTCCTTCAAACTACACATTTgctaaatttgatagttctaggtCAAACATTCTGTTTCTGTAGAGTACCAATACCcagataaacaaaatttctcctttattttcaatagagatatataattcatatagcTAGAGAGCTGCTTGGAATgaattatttgatgttaatttgCTATTAAGAGATTCATTGGTTGTAGGTTAA
Above is a genomic segment from Argiope bruennichi chromosome 1, qqArgBrue1.1, whole genome shotgun sequence containing:
- the LOC129969700 gene encoding CDC42 small effector protein 2-like, encoding MSEIWIQCFSCCITDDPPPKRRHRIDRSMIGSPTNFRHTAHVGSGDMNVHLNSLQHQMASKGGYEYAIPVNVQIPVVDVKN